The Desulfovibrio sp. genomic sequence CACCGAGACGCTCGGGTTTCTCCCGGCAGTGGTTTCGCCCGCATCTGCGAAGCAGGGAGGATGCCAAAAGCGCGATTTCTTTATAATTATATGGAATTATACGGATTGATACGTCTTGGGGAGGGAGAGCGATCTCGAACGGTCATGGCAAATGTTATGGCCGTTCGAACTTGTCGAAGGGGAAGTGTTTTATTTCAATGGATTGCCAGGTATTCCCCGCAGAATGGGTATGCAAGACGTTATTGGGGTTCAGGCAGCCTGAGAGTGATATACTGCATGGATTTTTTTGATCAGAAATATCTGTCCGGGTGTTTGCGGCTCACGAACCCACCGGCACCGCCCGAACCAATCCGCTATCGCGGCAGGTCGTCTAGCATGACGGGCGCGCAGCTTTTGTCGGCGTTGCGCGGGCAATTCTCCATGGCTTTGCTAAGGGCCTCATCCCTGGTGCGTCTGCCTGAGGCCCATCCGAAGCGGCCGTCGGTTCCCATGACGAAGGCTTTGTGGGGTGGGGCGTCCAGATAGTTCATGAAGGCCTCCCGGCCATTTTGGGCGAGCTTCGCGGGGGGCTGGGCCTTGGCCCGTTCAATCGGCATCGGAGAGGGCATGAGCCTCAACCCGTGGGCGGCAAGAAACGCATCAACATAGGGGGTCCACTGCGGAATCCCCTTTCGCGAAAACAGCGTGTGGCCGTCTTCGCCGAAGGGCGGAGCCATGATGAAGTCGGCCTTGCCACCTGCTTTGGTGAAGGCGTCGTATAGTTCGCGCGAAAGCCTGGGGCCGAAGAAGTGGTCGTTTTCGGAGTAAACGAAGAGCATTGGGATGCGCGCGGTCCTGCCGTATTGGGCAAAGGCGCTGACGAGGTTCTCCTCTTTGAGCACCACGTCGGGGGCCGTGGACCCCTTGCCGCCCGCGAAGCTGATGGCGGCCACCACCCCTGTCGGCGGGTCGGCGGCCAGGGCTACGGTCGCGAGGCCTCCGGCGGATTGGCCCACGCAGACGATACGGGCGGAATCCACGTACGGCATGGTCTTCATGAACCGGATAGCCTCGCGTATGTCTTCGGCGGCCTTGCGCCCGGAGGCGGCATAGTCGGGGTTGTTGCCCGAGCCGACACCTTCCACGAAACCTCCCGCCGAGGAGCCGAAGCCGCGGCGTAAAAAGAGCAGAACCACGAATCCCCTGCGGGCGAATTCTTCGGCCTCGCGCAGCTTGGAGATGGCTGTCATGCCTGGCCGGTCGTCCTTGTTTCGGGGAGAGCCGTGGCTGATAACGACCAGCGGGTGGCGTCCGGAAGCGCCGGGCCTGACCACGACGGCCTCAAGCGGTGTGGTCTCTCCACTCGGGCCGAATTGAGCCGGGAGGGACATCTCCTCCACGATAAGTGCAGCACGGGCTGCAGGCGCTGCCCAAAGAAAGAGGCAGGCCAGAATGGCGGCCAGCACCGGGACGGTGCAACACCGCAGTGGCGCGGGGGATTCTGAAGGGGCGGTCATGACGTCCTTTTTTTACGTTGCGTGTGCGGTCTTGATGACCACAGCGGCCAAGCTGGTTTTCAGGCGGTTCCGGGCTGGCGCATGAGCTTTAGGCGCTTGCTCAGCGCGGGCTGCGATATGCCCAGAAGCCTTGCTGCCAATGTCTGGTTGCCACCAGAACGTTTGAGCGCCTCGTCCACCAGAAACTGGGCAGCTTCCGCGAAACTGGGAAGCCGCTCGAAGCTGGAAAAGGGATTCACAGGAAGCGGGACTGCCTCGGATTCGGCTTGTCCGATGGCCTTGTTGAAGGTGTCCATGGAGAGCATGCGATCGCGGTGTACGCTCACGGCGTCGAAAACCATGGCCCGGAGTTCCCGGACGTTGCCCGGAAAGCTGTAGGCGTTCAGTCGTTGAACCAGTTCCCTCGGCGGGGAGGGCTTTCGCTTGCCAAGGGCCTGTGCAGCCTCCTCCAGAAAATGGTTCAGCAGAGGTTCGATGTCCTCCTTGCGTTCGCGAAGAGGGGGCACGTGAACATGGTGGGTGCGCAAACGGTAGTAGAGGTCTCGGCGGAATGATCCGGAGGCCTCTTTGGCGGCCAGATTCTGGTGCGTTGCCACGATGACCCGGGCCGTAAGCCTCTTGGGCTGGTCGGAGCCCAGCGGGAAGAATTCGCCTTCTTGGATGAGGCGTAAAAGCTTAACCTGGGACGGGATGCTTAAATCGCCGATCTCATCCAGCAGGAGCGTTCCACCGTGCGCTTCTTCCACCATACCCTTGCGTGGAGTGTCCGCTCCTGTGAACGCTCCCCGCACATGGCCGAACAGCGTGTCCGCGAACACGGCGTCGTCCAGCCCGGCCACGTTCACCGAAATCAGAGGGCCTTTTCGGGCGCTCAAGCCGTGGGCGGCTCGGACAAGATTCTCCTTGCCCGTGCCGGATTCTCCTGTAATGAGAAGGGGTTGAGGGCTTTGAGCCACGGCCTCTATATAGGCGAAAATGGCCTGCATGGAGCGGCTGCGGGTGATGATGCCCGAAAAAGCCTCGGGGTTCAGCGGACCGCCGGAAGCCAGGCGACTGAGCGCCTGCCGGTTCTCGTCGCGCAATTCCAGCATTCGTACAGCTCGCTGAACGCCGCTTACAATCCTGTCTTCCTCGTCGGTTTTGACGAAATAGTCGTAGGCCCCGAGCTTCATGCACCGGACCGCGCTCTCCAGTTGATTGAGTCCGCTGACGATGATGCAGGCGATATCCGGGTGGTGTTCTCCAATGAGGGAAAGAAGCTCCTCGCCGGAGAGCTTGGGCATGGTCAAATCCAGCAGCACCAGGCCCACTTTGCGTTCCTCCAGCAGGGGCAACACCTCCGAACTGTTCTGGCAGGTGATGATGTTGGTGAGCCCGGCCGAGGATTCCAGGGTGAGGGTTAGCGAACGAAGCCAAGCGGGTTCGTCATCCACCAAAAGAATCGTGAAGGATGGATAGGAGTCGCCGTTCATGCTGGTTCATCCTCCTTAACCGCGGGAAGGCGAAGGGTAACCGTGGCACCATGCCCTGGGGAGCTTGAGAACTCGAGAGTCCCCCCCAAATCCTTGACGATTCCAGCGGAGACGGAAAGGCCAAGACCCGTGCCGCCGATTTCGCGTTTGGTGGTGAAAAACGGGTCCGTCAGGTGGGGAAGGTGTTCGGGTGTGATGCCGACGCCCTGGTCGCGCACGACCAGAAGAACGGACCCGGATGCGGGTTCGTGCCGGGTGGAGACCTCAATGGCCTTGTCCCGGTCGGGCAGGGCTTGGCAGGCGTTGAGAACCAGATTGATGACCACCTGCTCGATGCGCTGGGAGTTGCCCCACACCTTGGGCAATTCCTGGGCGTAACTGGCGCTGAAGCGATCCGTGGCCTTGCGGATAACCGCATCCACAAGGCGAAGGGCCTTCCGGGCCGCTTCGTTCACATCCACGGGCTCACGGGCAGCGCCCTCTTCGAGCCTTGCGAAATCCTTCAGGTCGTTGACGATACGCTTGATGCGCTGCGCTCCTTCCAGCATCTCGTCGAGCATGACGGGCAACTCGGTGCGCATGCGGTCGTAGGGGATGCCGCCCAGGGTGAATCGGCCATTGGCGTCATGATGTTCGTCGAGGATTCTGGCCGTGTCCGCCTGGACTTTCTTGAGCATGGGCAGGTTGAGAAGAATGAGCCCGTTTGGGTTGTTGATCTCATGGGCCACGCCGGACACCAGAATGCCCAGCGCGGCCATCTTGTCCGCCTGAACCAGCTGTTGCTGGTTCCGGTTGAGCTGTTCCAGGGCGTCGCTCAGAGATTTGGTTCTCTCGGCGACTTTTTTACGCAGGGTATGGGACCAGAAGACCGTGCCTCCAAGCAGGGCAAGCAGTGGCAAAAGAACGGTGGAGATGGACTTGAGTGCCTGGTCCCACTTGAGTGGGCGGTTTTCGAGCACGCCCAGCCACTTGCGCCGAATATCTTCGTATTTTCCAGTTTGGTCCAGAATGGCCAGGCCTTCGCTGAAGCGGCCCAAAAGGACGTCATTGCCTTTTTTGACCGCAAAGCCGTAGCGAACCGTGGCCACGGTTCCGGAAACCACCTCGAGGTTGTCGAGTTTGTTCTCCCGGAGGATGTACATGCCTGGGAGCATGGCTGTTACGGCGTAGTCGCATTTGCCTGAGGCCAGCAGGCGCAGGGCGTCCGCCGGGGTGTCGCTGAAGATCAGGTCTTTCTCGAAGCCCATCAGGCGGATCGTGTCGTGCATGATGCCGCCCTTGTGCAGCGCGATGGAGTACCCTCTGATATCCTCCAAAGAAGTCACTTGGGCAGAGCCGCGCCGGGAGAAGATGGCGTGGTTGACGATGGTGTGGGGTGGGGTGAAATCCACTTCCTGAAGGCGTTCCTCAGAGTAGGACATGCCCTGGAGGATGTCCACGCGGCCCTCGGACAGGGCGGTACGCACTTCGGCCCAGGCGCCGAGCCGGAATTCCACCTGCATCCCCATGACCTCGGCGATGGCCCGGGTGAGGTCCACGTTGTACCCGGCCGGCTGGCCGTTCTTGTCCAGAAACTCGTATGGCGGGTAGTCCCGGTCGCCACCCACGATAATGGGACGGCTCACGCCGGGAACGTCCTGGGCGAGGCTGGTCCCTGCCCCCAAGACAAGGGCCAAAAGGATGGCGAAGAGGGTGAAGAGGTTTTTGCTCATGGTTTTCCGGATGCGACAAGACACGAGCACTATAGCCAAGGCGGGCTGGCAAGCCAAGCAGCGCATGGAGCAGGCGACGCTGGACTCCCGGCCCAAGGCGCGGTAAAGCCCAGCGGCCTTCCGTGGGACGCATGCGTTCGCGGTGCGGCCAGAAATCCCAAACCTTCCCGGAGTGAGCCGGTGGCATGGCGCAAGGCCAGCCGCCAAAGTCCGTGAAGGCGTGCAACCAAGGTGCCCCATGCCTCTTTCCATCGGAATCGTCGGCCTACCGAACGTCGGCAAGTCCACGCTGTTCAATGCCCTCACCCGTGCCCAGAACGCCCAGGCCGCCAACTATCCCTTCTGCACCATCGAGCCCAACAAGGCCATCGTGGCGGTGCCAGACGAACGCCTGGAGAAGCTGACCAACATGGCCAAGCCCCAGAAGACGATTCCGGCCACGGTGGAATTCACCGACATCGCCGGGCTGGTCCGAGGAGCGAGCAAGGGAGAAGGGCTTGGCAACAAGTTTCTGGCCAACATCCGCGAGACCCAGGCCATCCTGCATGTGGTCCGCTGCTTCGACGACGACGACGTGGTGCACGTGCACGGCAAGGTGGACCCGGTGACGGATATCGAGGTCATCGAAACCGAGCTCATTCTGGCGGACGCCCAGGTCCTGGAGAACCGGATGGACCGCCTGCGCAAACAGGCCAGGGCGAGCAAGGAGCATCAGGCCAAACTGGCTGTGGCGGAAAAACTCCTGGCTCATCTCATGGAGGGCAAGCCGGCCGCCACCATGGAAGGGGCAGGCGAAGGCGCCATGGCCGAGCTTTTTGCCGAACTGGGCCCAATAACGGCCAAGCCTGTTATCTATTGCGCCAACGTGGATGAAGCAGGACTCAGCGAGGACGGTTCCCAGGTGCAGGCTGTGCGCGCGTACGCAGCCAAAACGGATGCCCCGGTGGTGAAGGTCTCGGCCAAGATGGAGGAGGAGATGGCCTCTCTCTCCGACGAGGAGCGCCTGGAGTTCCTGGAATCCTACGGGGTTGAGAGCTCGGGCCTGGATCAGGTCATCCGCACCGGATATTCGGTCTTGGGCCTCATAAGCTATTTTACGGTCGGCCCCAAGGAAGTCCGCGCCTGGACCATTGAGCAGGGCTGGAAGGCGCCCAAGGCGGCGTCCGTGATCCACACGGATTTCGAACGCGGCTTCATCAGGGCCGAGGTGATCTCCTACCAGGACTATGTGTCCCACGCCAACGAAGCGGCCTGCCGGGCCGCTGGCGTGCTCAGGCAGGAAGGCAAGGAATACGTGTTCAAGGACGGGGACGTGGTGCACTTCCTCTTCAACGTCTAGGGAAACGCTGGATCAAGCCTCTCGCAAGCCTTATTTCAGCAGGATGCCACTGAGTTTGATCCTTGCGGCTCAGTACGCAGTGGCGTGCAGGGCCATCTCGGCCAGGGCGTTCACGCAGGCCGCGGCCAGGGCCGAGCCGCCCTTGCGGCCCACGATGCTTATGTAGGCGGTGTCGTCTCGCTCCATGAGCAGGTCTTTCGATTCAGCCGCGTTGACGAACCCCACGGGCATGCCGACCACCAGCTCCGGTTTTACCTTGCCTTGGTCCATGAGTTCCAGGAGCCTTAAGAGCGCTGTGGGTGCGTTGCCGATGGCGAAAACCAGAGGCCCCGGCAGGAGCACGGCCTCGTCCATGGCCAACCTGGCCCGGGTGACTCCCAGTTCCTTGGCCTTTGCGGCCAAGCCCGGATCGTCCATCCAGCACATGGTGCGGCTGCCCAGGGCGTCCAGCCGTCGGGACGGAATGCCGACCTGGCACATGCGCGTGTCAGTGACGATGACCGCGCCGGACCGCAGGGCCGACACTCCGGCATGGACGGCATCGGGCGAAAAACGCAGAAGTTTCAGGAGTTCAAAGTCCGCGGAGGTGTGGATGAGCCTCCGGGCCACCTCCCACTCTCCATCCTGGAAAGGGCGGGGCTCAGGCACTTCGGAATCGATTATCGCGAAACTCTTTCTTTCTATCCCAGCGGGATCGAGAGGGCTTTGCATGTCTTTGTCGTTCATGAGAATATCCTAGCGCGTATCGTGCTTCTCGCCAAGTGCGGCTGCTTGACAAAAGGGCCGGGAATGGTCTTGAACGGCTGGCGAGAGTGATGGAATCTGAACCGGCGCCTGGGCGCAAGATGTTTCGGAGTGGTGCATGCGGGTATGCGATCTCAGGCCCGGCTTACTGCTGGCCAGCCCCGTTCGGGACGTGAACGGGCGTTTGCTCATGAGCGTCGGGACCTGCCTGAACGACCGCTACATCGGCGTGCTCAAAGCCTGGGGTATCGGTGATGTGGAAATCCAGGGTGAAGGAGAGAGCGGGGTTGACGTGCCGGGCGAAGACTTGTCCGAGGAACTGGTGGCCAAGGCCAGGGGCATTGTAACCGCCAGGCTCGCCCGGAACGATCTTAACAATCACTTCATCCATGAGGTGTTTCAGCTCGCAGTGGCGAGAACCGCCTCCCTGCTTGACAGCGGAGTGCCGATTCAGCTCCCTCCATCCGGAGCGCCTGGTCCAGCCCGGTCCGAAGAATCCCTCCCCCCCATCGACTTGACAGCCTTGACTGCTTCCAATCCCGCCCTGGGCGCCATGCCCGAGGTGCTGGGCCGCTTGGCCCAGGCCATGGACAACCCCAGTGCCTCTCCCCTGGAGGTGGCGGATATCATCCAGAACGACCCGGGACTTGCGGCCAAGCTGCTCAA encodes the following:
- a CDS encoding precorrin-8X methylmutase; protein product: MNDKDMQSPLDPAGIERKSFAIIDSEVPEPRPFQDGEWEVARRLIHTSADFELLKLLRFSPDAVHAGVSALRSGAVIVTDTRMCQVGIPSRRLDALGSRTMCWMDDPGLAAKAKELGVTRARLAMDEAVLLPGPLVFAIGNAPTALLRLLELMDQGKVKPELVVGMPVGFVNAAESKDLLMERDDTAYISIVGRKGGSALAAACVNALAEMALHATAY
- a CDS encoding alpha/beta hydrolase, producing MTAPSESPAPLRCCTVPVLAAILACLFLWAAPAARAALIVEEMSLPAQFGPSGETTPLEAVVVRPGASGRHPLVVISHGSPRNKDDRPGMTAISKLREAEEFARRGFVVLLFLRRGFGSSAGGFVEGVGSGNNPDYAASGRKAAEDIREAIRFMKTMPYVDSARIVCVGQSAGGLATVALAADPPTGVVAAISFAGGKGSTAPDVVLKEENLVSAFAQYGRTARIPMLFVYSENDHFFGPRLSRELYDAFTKAGGKADFIMAPPFGEDGHTLFSRKGIPQWTPYVDAFLAAHGLRLMPSPMPIERAKAQPPAKLAQNGREAFMNYLDAPPHKAFVMGTDGRFGWASGRRTRDEALSKAMENCPRNADKSCAPVMLDDLPR
- the ychF gene encoding redox-regulated ATPase YchF, which encodes MPLSIGIVGLPNVGKSTLFNALTRAQNAQAANYPFCTIEPNKAIVAVPDERLEKLTNMAKPQKTIPATVEFTDIAGLVRGASKGEGLGNKFLANIRETQAILHVVRCFDDDDVVHVHGKVDPVTDIEVIETELILADAQVLENRMDRLRKQARASKEHQAKLAVAEKLLAHLMEGKPAATMEGAGEGAMAELFAELGPITAKPVIYCANVDEAGLSEDGSQVQAVRAYAAKTDAPVVKVSAKMEEEMASLSDEERLEFLESYGVESSGLDQVIRTGYSVLGLISYFTVGPKEVRAWTIEQGWKAPKAASVIHTDFERGFIRAEVISYQDYVSHANEAACRAAGVLRQEGKEYVFKDGDVVHFLFNV
- a CDS encoding sigma-54-dependent Fis family transcriptional regulator yields the protein MNGDSYPSFTILLVDDEPAWLRSLTLTLESSAGLTNIITCQNSSEVLPLLEERKVGLVLLDLTMPKLSGEELLSLIGEHHPDIACIIVSGLNQLESAVRCMKLGAYDYFVKTDEEDRIVSGVQRAVRMLELRDENRQALSRLASGGPLNPEAFSGIITRSRSMQAIFAYIEAVAQSPQPLLITGESGTGKENLVRAAHGLSARKGPLISVNVAGLDDAVFADTLFGHVRGAFTGADTPRKGMVEEAHGGTLLLDEIGDLSIPSQVKLLRLIQEGEFFPLGSDQPKRLTARVIVATHQNLAAKEASGSFRRDLYYRLRTHHVHVPPLRERKEDIEPLLNHFLEEAAQALGKRKPSPPRELVQRLNAYSFPGNVRELRAMVFDAVSVHRDRMLSMDTFNKAIGQAESEAVPLPVNPFSSFERLPSFAEAAQFLVDEALKRSGGNQTLAARLLGISQPALSKRLKLMRQPGTA
- a CDS encoding transporter substrate-binding domain-containing protein, giving the protein MSKNLFTLFAILLALVLGAGTSLAQDVPGVSRPIIVGGDRDYPPYEFLDKNGQPAGYNVDLTRAIAEVMGMQVEFRLGAWAEVRTALSEGRVDILQGMSYSEERLQEVDFTPPHTIVNHAIFSRRGSAQVTSLEDIRGYSIALHKGGIMHDTIRLMGFEKDLIFSDTPADALRLLASGKCDYAVTAMLPGMYILRENKLDNLEVVSGTVATVRYGFAVKKGNDVLLGRFSEGLAILDQTGKYEDIRRKWLGVLENRPLKWDQALKSISTVLLPLLALLGGTVFWSHTLRKKVAERTKSLSDALEQLNRNQQQLVQADKMAALGILVSGVAHEINNPNGLILLNLPMLKKVQADTARILDEHHDANGRFTLGGIPYDRMRTELPVMLDEMLEGAQRIKRIVNDLKDFARLEEGAAREPVDVNEAARKALRLVDAVIRKATDRFSASYAQELPKVWGNSQRIEQVVINLVLNACQALPDRDKAIEVSTRHEPASGSVLLVVRDQGVGITPEHLPHLTDPFFTTKREIGGTGLGLSVSAGIVKDLGGTLEFSSSPGHGATVTLRLPAVKEDEPA